One Chryseobacterium wanjuense genomic region harbors:
- a CDS encoding T9SS-dependent choice-of-anchor J family protein has translation MKTFLLIGAFVGINSQMNAQTTIFNETFETNSPTVNDWSFLDNDGDSQNWTIDDEPANTDPWGYTGRIYVSLSAGTTPDNVLISPVINLPAGATTLSYQVGGFFPSLPEEHYAVYVLPSNAVFTGSEAPVFEETLTAAEASMAATRTADISAIAGQDVKIYFRHYGTNNQLAIILDNVKITQNVLATSEVSHAEKIGLYPNPVSDFINLKTQSKIIYSEVYDMSGRKINIELNDNKLDVRNLQSGNYIIKIGTKEGITSQKFIKK, from the coding sequence ATGAAAACATTTTTACTAATCGGAGCATTCGTGGGTATCAACTCACAGATGAATGCACAAACTACTATTTTTAACGAAACTTTTGAAACCAATTCTCCAACTGTCAATGATTGGTCATTTCTTGATAACGACGGCGATTCCCAAAACTGGACTATAGACGATGAACCTGCAAATACGGATCCGTGGGGATATACGGGTAGGATTTATGTTTCCCTTTCTGCAGGAACAACACCTGACAATGTGTTGATTTCTCCCGTCATAAACCTTCCGGCAGGAGCTACAACACTGTCCTATCAGGTCGGCGGTTTTTTTCCTTCGCTGCCTGAGGAGCATTATGCAGTGTATGTTTTACCATCAAATGCTGTGTTTACGGGTAGCGAAGCTCCTGTTTTTGAGGAGACACTTACTGCAGCTGAAGCAAGTATGGCAGCCACAAGAACTGCAGATATTTCTGCGATAGCAGGGCAGGATGTGAAAATATATTTCAGACATTATGGAACTAATAACCAGCTTGCTATTATTTTAGACAATGTTAAAATTACACAGAATGTTTTGGCAACTTCGGAGGTTTCCCATGCTGAAAAAATAGGACTATATCCCAATCCTGTGTCAGATTTTATCAATTTAAAAACTCAGTCTAAAATCATATATTCGGAAGTTTATGATATGTCAGGAAGAAAAATAAATATTGAATTAAATGATAATAAACTAGATGTAAGAAACCTGCAATCCGGAAACTATATCATTAAGATTGGAACGAAAGAAGGAATTACTTCCCAAAAGTTTATCAAAAAATAA
- a CDS encoding T9SS type A sorting domain-containing protein — translation MKKILFLTALLGILQLKAQTVVFSQTSSGTTGIISDAIANGSFVASADDFTLTNQTTVTKVKVEGFQNAGTLAAIEATGLMMYIYADNAGKPAGIPNNPAVAPIAQIDIAKGAPGYSLVKSGTYNFTFSVDVTAALSSPLVLQPGTVYWLVFIAKTNLSDFTSSASTRFNWFAGQANGNMAKLVDPGNAFGVGATSWSTISTLTNQPAYNGLAFSIEGNNAVLGTTEVFSNIKEIAVSPNPTSDYLFIKAKSKVNKIEVFDFAGRKMNVSSNEERVDVRGLQTGNYIIKVETKEGITSQKFIKK, via the coding sequence ATGAAAAAAATTTTATTTCTTACCGCTTTGTTGGGTATTTTACAGTTAAAAGCACAGACTGTTGTTTTTTCACAGACATCTTCAGGTACTACAGGGATAATTTCTGATGCCATTGCCAATGGCAGTTTTGTTGCATCTGCAGATGATTTTACCCTTACAAATCAGACGACAGTTACAAAAGTGAAAGTGGAAGGATTTCAAAATGCAGGTACTCTAGCAGCTATTGAAGCCACGGGATTAATGATGTACATTTATGCTGATAATGCAGGAAAACCTGCAGGAATTCCTAACAACCCTGCGGTGGCTCCAATTGCACAGATTGATATTGCCAAAGGGGCACCGGGTTATAGTTTAGTAAAGTCAGGAACATATAATTTTACTTTTTCTGTTGATGTGACAGCTGCTTTATCAAGTCCTTTGGTTTTGCAGCCAGGGACAGTGTATTGGTTGGTATTCATCGCTAAAACCAATTTATCAGATTTTACTTCTTCTGCCTCTACAAGATTCAACTGGTTTGCAGGACAGGCGAATGGAAATATGGCTAAATTGGTGGATCCAGGTAATGCCTTTGGAGTTGGTGCTACCTCATGGAGCACTATATCAACCTTAACCAACCAGCCTGCCTATAATGGTTTAGCATTTTCTATCGAAGGTAATAATGCGGTGTTGGGAACAACCGAAGTATTTAGCAATATAAAAGAAATTGCTGTTTCACCAAACCCAACTTCAGACTATTTGTTTATAAAGGCTAAATCTAAAGTGAATAAAATTGAAGTTTTTGATTTTGCCGGAAGAAAAATGAATGTGAGCAGCAATGAAGAGAGAGTAGATGTAAGAGGCCTTCAGACCGGAAATTATATTATTAAAGTTGAAACGAAAGAAGGAATTACTTCTCAAAAATTTATCAAGAAATAA
- a CDS encoding SDR family oxidoreductase, translating to MIENKVAYITGGTKGIGLGIAKILLENGVSVAFSGRKRDDVEKAEQDLKQYSANVLGIVSDVRSLESEEEAVKYIKEKFGRLDFVIANAGVGIFKPVDQLTADDWNDMIETNLTGVFYTLKASVEELKKTEGYYITISSLAGANFFENGAGYNASKFGVVGFTQAAMIDLRKYNIKSTVIMPGSVATNFNGNIPSEKDAWKIQPEDMGNLVLDILKMNPRVLPSKIEFRATKPA from the coding sequence ATGATAGAAAATAAAGTTGCTTATATAACGGGCGGAACCAAAGGTATAGGTTTGGGAATTGCCAAAATTTTACTTGAAAATGGAGTTTCGGTTGCATTTTCGGGGCGAAAAAGAGATGATGTGGAAAAAGCTGAACAAGATTTAAAGCAATATTCCGCAAATGTTTTAGGAATTGTTTCCGATGTCCGAAGTCTGGAAAGTGAAGAGGAGGCCGTAAAATATATTAAAGAAAAATTCGGAAGATTGGATTTTGTTATTGCCAATGCAGGAGTGGGAATTTTTAAGCCCGTAGATCAGCTGACAGCCGATGACTGGAATGATATGATCGAAACGAATTTAACGGGAGTTTTCTATACATTAAAAGCGTCAGTCGAAGAATTAAAAAAGACAGAAGGCTATTATATCACCATCTCAAGTCTGGCAGGAGCCAATTTCTTTGAAAACGGAGCCGGCTACAATGCTTCAAAGTTTGGAGTGGTGGGCTTTACGCAGGCTGCAATGATTGATTTAAGAAAATATAATATCAAATCAACGGTAATCATGCCGGGTTCGGTGGCGACAAATTTCAACGGAAATATTCCTTCAGAAAAAGATGCATGGAAGATCCAGCCCGAAGATATGGGAAATCTGGTTTTGGATATTTTAAAAATGAATCCAAGGGTTTTGCCTAGTAAGATCGAATTTAGGGCAACAAAACCAGCATGA
- a CDS encoding electron transfer flavoprotein subunit beta/FixA family protein yields MKILVCISSVPDTTSKINFTADKSAFDKNGIQWVINPLDEFALTKAVKLQESQGATVTVINVGDATTEPVIRKALAIGANDAVRVNLDPKDSYSTAKEIAAVAQNGGYDLILCGKESIDYNGGSVPGMVAQLLGKPFVNASVGLDVNGSEATAVREIEGGKETISVKLPAVIAGQKGLVDEKDLIIPNMRGIMSARTKPLQVVEPTSSEVKVQGVSYDSVPPRAAVKLVSPDNLDELVRLLHEEAKVI; encoded by the coding sequence ATGAAAATATTAGTTTGTATAAGTAGTGTTCCGGATACTACTTCCAAAATTAACTTTACGGCAGACAAATCTGCTTTCGACAAAAACGGAATTCAATGGGTAATCAACCCGTTAGATGAGTTTGCGTTAACAAAAGCAGTTAAACTTCAGGAATCTCAAGGTGCTACGGTTACGGTAATCAACGTTGGTGATGCTACTACAGAGCCTGTAATCAGAAAAGCTTTGGCAATCGGTGCAAATGATGCGGTAAGAGTAAATCTTGATCCAAAAGATAGCTACTCTACGGCAAAAGAAATCGCAGCAGTTGCTCAAAATGGTGGTTACGACCTGATCCTTTGCGGTAAAGAATCTATCGATTATAATGGTGGTTCTGTTCCGGGAATGGTGGCTCAGTTACTGGGTAAGCCTTTCGTAAACGCGTCTGTAGGTTTAGATGTAAACGGAAGCGAAGCTACTGCAGTAAGAGAAATTGAAGGAGGTAAAGAAACTATTTCTGTAAAATTACCTGCTGTCATTGCTGGTCAGAAAGGATTAGTAGACGAAAAAGATTTGATCATTCCAAACATGAGAGGAATTATGTCTGCAAGAACAAAGCCTTTGCAGGTGGTAGAACCTACTTCTTCTGAAGTAAAAGTTCAGGGAGTTTCTTATGACAGTGTTCCGCCAAGAGCTGCTGTGAAATTGGTTTCTCCTGATAATTTGGATGAATTGGTAAGATTACTTCACGAAGAAGCGAAAGTAATTTAA
- a CDS encoding electron transfer flavoprotein subunit alpha/FixB family protein has product MAVFVYAENINGVYKKAAFEAVAYAKAIADQAGETVTAISVNPTDSSDLLYKYGASNVINIKDEGLKSFSAKAYAQAVSEVANGNIIVFPHTTDASSIAPMLAVMNGHSLITNALAAPESLSPFQVKRKAFSGKGFMHAKAEGAGVIITVSQNAFGVKENPVSGSEEVKNLSVANEDTKVISHEQSSGKLDLKEAEIVVSAGRGMKGPENWGMIEELANVLGAATACSKPVSDIGWRPHTEHVGQTGKAISPNLYIAVGISGAIQHLAGVNSSKTIVVINNDAEAPFFKSADYGVVGDAFQIIPALTEKIKAIKG; this is encoded by the coding sequence ATGGCAGTATTCGTATACGCAGAAAATATAAACGGAGTTTACAAGAAAGCGGCTTTTGAAGCAGTGGCTTATGCTAAAGCAATTGCAGATCAGGCTGGTGAAACAGTAACGGCAATTTCTGTAAACCCAACAGATTCTTCAGATTTATTATACAAATATGGAGCATCAAACGTTATCAATATTAAAGACGAAGGTCTTAAAAGTTTCTCAGCTAAAGCTTATGCTCAGGCTGTAAGTGAAGTGGCAAACGGAAATATCATCGTTTTCCCCCACACAACAGATGCTTCTTCCATCGCTCCGATGTTGGCGGTGATGAACGGACATTCGTTAATTACCAATGCATTAGCAGCTCCGGAAAGCCTTTCTCCGTTCCAGGTGAAAAGAAAAGCATTCTCAGGAAAAGGTTTTATGCATGCAAAAGCTGAAGGTGCAGGAGTAATCATTACGGTTTCTCAAAATGCTTTTGGTGTTAAAGAAAATCCGGTATCTGGTTCAGAAGAAGTGAAAAATTTATCTGTTGCCAATGAAGATACTAAAGTGATCTCTCACGAGCAAAGTTCAGGAAAATTAGATCTTAAAGAAGCTGAAATCGTAGTTTCTGCAGGGAGAGGAATGAAAGGTCCTGAAAACTGGGGAATGATCGAAGAATTAGCCAACGTTTTAGGCGCTGCTACAGCTTGTTCTAAGCCTGTTTCCGATATCGGATGGAGACCTCACACAGAACACGTAGGACAGACTGGTAAAGCGATTTCGCCAAACCTATATATTGCAGTGGGTATTTCAGGAGCAATTCAGCACCTGGCTGGAGTAAACTCTTCTAAAACAATCGTAGTAATCAACAATGATGCTGAAGCTCCGTTCTTCAAATCAGCTGATTATGGTGTTGTAGGAGATGCTTTCCAGATTATTCCTGCTTTAACGGAGAAAATTAAAGCGATCAAAGGATAA
- a CDS encoding bifunctional nuclease family protein — MDYKQLIIRGISYSQTQSGAYALLLEHEETHIKLPVVIGNFEAQSISLGLEKDIHPPRPLTHDLFTKFIVSANYELVSVIIYQIVDGVFFSNINFKNKSNDEELILDARTSDAVAMAVRFDAPIFTTQQVLNEAGILLELEDVSKEEQPFSETVPAEDNLKSLSMEELQKLLEDAVKEEDYDTALEIQEEIKRRKKNID, encoded by the coding sequence ATGGATTATAAACAGTTAATTATTCGCGGAATATCGTACAGCCAGACACAATCCGGGGCGTACGCATTGTTATTGGAACATGAAGAGACACATATTAAATTACCTGTTGTTATAGGAAATTTCGAGGCTCAATCCATTTCTTTAGGTCTGGAGAAAGACATCCATCCGCCGCGACCTCTTACCCACGATTTATTTACAAAATTTATAGTTTCTGCCAATTATGAGCTGGTTTCTGTTATCATTTACCAGATTGTAGACGGAGTTTTCTTCTCTAATATCAACTTTAAAAATAAAAGTAATGATGAAGAACTCATTCTTGATGCCAGAACATCGGATGCAGTGGCAATGGCAGTGAGATTTGATGCTCCTATCTTCACGACTCAGCAGGTCCTGAACGAAGCCGGAATTCTCCTGGAACTGGAAGATGTTTCCAAGGAAGAACAGCCGTTTTCAGAGACCGTTCCTGCAGAAGATAACCTGAAATCGCTTTCTATGGAAGAACTTCAAAAATTGCTGGAAGATGCTGTAAAAGAAGAAGACTATGATACTGCTCTGGAGATTCAGGAAGAAATCAAAAGGAGAAAAAAGAATATTGATTAA